The window AGCGTCTCACCGGCCGACATTGTTGGATGCTGGCCGCCGCCTCGACCCCCTGCATCACAATGACAATCGCTTCTCGAGGGGCCGCGCGCAAACCCCCGACGCGAGACACGGAAGCCCCCACCGGGGCCGCCGGAGGGGCCTCCGTGCTCAAAGATTCTGCGCCTCGATGCTACTGACTCCCGTGTCCGGCGTTGGAGCATCCGTACGATCTTCCGCAGCATTCGACGAGAGGTTGATTGGCACGTTCGGAGAGACGACGCTGGGCGGGGGGTCGACGATCTCGGCCTTCTCGACACGCTTGGAGGATCAGATGGGGAAGATCGTTGTCAGCAGCATGGTGAGCATCGACGGATACACCGAGGGACCCGGCGGTGACGTGTCGCAGATGCCCATGGACCTTGCGTTCGCTGAGCACAACGCCGACAGGGTCCGCTCATCGAGCCGTCTGCTCTTCGGAGCGGTGAGCTACGTCGGAATGATGCAGTACTGGCCGAATCAGGTCGACAACGCCGATGCAATCCCGGAAGACAAGTACATCGCCTCCCGGTACGCAAGCGATCTCGGCATAACTGTGGTCTCCGACCGTCTCACTCGAACCGACATCAAGGTGTGGGGCGACCGCACCGAGATTGTCTCCCGCGCGCGGGCACACGATCATCTGAGGAAGCTGCGTGACGCCGAGGCCGGCGACATCCTCGTCTTCGGCAGCCGCACCCTGTGGACGGACCTGCTGGCCCACGGCTTGGTCGATGAGCTGCACCTGCTCGTGGGGCCGAAGGTCGTCGCTGGCGACGACCGTGCCTTCACCGGGCTCCCGCAGATAGAGCTCACGCTGCTCGGAGTGCGCACCTGGAAGGACTCCAGCACGGTTGCCCTGTCCTACCGCCCCCGAAACGCAGCTCCACCAGCCCGGCGTGATGTCGACTACAACTGAGCTGCCATCCGTCGGCCATATTGTCCACTGCCGTCGCCCTGAACGTTATCCCTGAGTGCACGAATGGGCTGCGTTGGACAGCTCAGGAATCCGTCTTCGTGGGGTGACGCGAGTGGCTAGCGAGCGGCGTCACCCGGGTGCGATTCTGGACGGGTGACTGATGGCACTGCGGCTCAGCAGCTCCGCACCCTGATAAAGCAGCGGGTGCAAGCTATCGCGGCGCGTGATGCCCAGTACCTCGCGGACGTGCAGGCCGACGATGTTCTTGCCTACAAGGTTCTGCCACCTCTGCGCCTCCGTGGCTCCAACCAGGTGGCGGAGCAGACGCGGGCGTGGTTCGACGGGTACGCGCACGGCCCCGGATACGAGGTGCACGACCTGCAGATCGAGGTCGACGGGAACGTCGGCTCGACAGCATTCCTCTACCACGTGACCGGAACCTGCACTCGGGTGACGAGGTCTCCATGTGGGTGCGAGCCACACCCATCTGGAAACGCACCGACCGCAGTTGGAAGATCGTGCACGATCACGAATCAGTTCCTTGGGACCCCGTGACCGGCCAGGGACTCACGACGCTCGAACCCTGACCGCACCAGCGCGACCCGACAGCATCAGATGACGCGAGCATTCTTCATCTAGGGAACAACATGGCAACCACCTACACCTGGGACGTCTTCTCCACCCTCGACGGATACGGGTCATACGACCCCGGGCCCGAAGGCGTCGACTGGGGAGGCTACTGGTCCAAGCAGGGACCCGAGCTCCTCGAATGGCGTGCAAGGCGCTTCGAGAAGCCGCAGCGCATGGTCTACGGGGCCACCACCTTTCGCGAGGTCGCCGGGACTTTCGCCGCCGCGGCAGATCCGAACACCCTCGATGAGTGGAACGTGCGATTGTCGGCGATGCCGGCCACTGTTGCGTCCTCGACGCTTCAGGACACGCTCGGCTGGCCGGACGCGACGATCGAGAAGGGCGACGCGACCGCAATCGTCAGCCGGCTGAAAGAGACGTCCCCGGTGCCACTCCGATCCCAGGCCAGTCTGACCATGAACTGGTCGCTACTCGCAGCCGGTCTCATCGACCGCATCGAGGTGACCCTGTTTCCCGTCATCACCGGTCGCACAGGCACCAGCCCGATCTACGCCGGGCTCAAAGACTACGACCTCGAACTGCTCGACAACCAAACGCTCGATGGCCGCACCATCGCCCTGACATACCGGCCCTCGAAGCCCGCTTAGCCCGTACGCGCTCCGCATGCCGCCGTCACGTCCCGTAGCGCGCGCCCACGATTCGACGCCGAGAAGGTTGTGAAAGTGTTTTCCTCTAGTGGAGGTCGGTTGACAGAGGACATCTGACCCTGGAATGAATTCGCGGACGAGCAACTTATGGCGTTGGCGCTCGGAAACTGATTTCTGCGGCTTCGAATTTCTTGTCCAGCGCCTTGAAAGCCGATGGCTCAGCGGGCGCCGCGCCTACTCCCCCACGGACGCCTAGCCCGACCACTTGACCTGGCTGCCCCTGTGGAATCAAATCACGGACCCGAGCAAAACCTGATGCGGGCGTCGCGCGTCTTAAGCGCCTCCTCGTAGTCACTGCCGAACGGCCGTCCAGGTGTCCCAATCCTGACCTGCGCGTCACGACGAATCGGAGATGCCCGCGAGGATCTGCTCGCGTTCCTGGATCGTGAGAATGCCCTGGAACACGGTGTTCCTGCGCATCATGCGGCTGTCATCGTCTTCGCCGAGGAACACCCGCTGGAGGCCCTCGAAGTCGCAATTGCGGAGAAGAGCTTCCCACCGGTCGATGGCGTCCCGTGCTCCCCCGCTAGTGAGGTCCCGCTTACGAGGTACGTTCTGCAGAGCGCGCACGATGACGAACACAGGTTCCATGCGAAGACGCTCAGCGAGCGCACGATGAAGAGCGAGCGCAACGACGTCACTAGGGGTTGTCCTGACCACGACTGACTTCCTGTTGGTCGGTTTCGAGCGGCTTCACCTACGTTCCACGGGAGACCGCCCCGATGCAAGTGAGCCGTCCGCCGGAATCGAACCGCCTCAACCATCCAGACATCGCGTCCCACGCGAAAATGCTTGCTGCACCAGATCCCCGCCCGGTGGGCATCTCTCACGGGCGCGCTCGTGTTGGGGGCGCAAGGAGCGCCTTGCGTGCTCGCCGCACAGTGCGCCAATACTATGAGCGCGTGATACACACTCCCCTGCACCAACTGCTCGGCGTGGGACCCGGGCCACTCACAGAGCAGATGATTGACGCCGCAATCGCTCAGGGACTTGTCGAGTCAGATCGGTTGGACTGGAAGAAGCACCTCCCAGCCGAAAGAGACTTTAAGACCTCTGGCATCGTCAAGGACGTCGCAGCGTTCGCGAACAGCGGCGGGGGCATCCTGATCTTTGGCGTTGAGGAAAACCAGAAGGCCGCTTCCGGGCGCGTCGACGCCGGTGATCTCAACGAAAGCTACGAACGTACGATTCAAGCCGTGAGCTACAGTGCAATCTCTCCTCCAGTCATAGGTGTGCGGTCGTACAAGATCCCCGCCGCAGGAAATGACCGGCTCGCGGCAATCATCGTGCCAGCCAGTGTGGACGGCCCCCATCTGATCTTCGACGGGAACAAGCAGTCGTTTAGTGCACCCCTCCGCGTCAATTCCGACACGCAGTGGATGAATGAGCGCCTCCTCGAGGCGAGTTATCGCGCCCGGTTCGAGGCTGCGCGACGTGGACATGAGCACTTAGAAGCCCTGTATATAGACATGACGAATTCGTTCGACCCGCATCGGAATGCTGTCCTGGTGGGGGTCGCCCGACCTCGATTGCTGAGCCCTAATCCAAAGCGACGCAAGCAGCCCGAGATCGCGGCGCTGACGGCGAAAGCGCAGGATGACGCCTGGTACTGGCTCGGACAAGGCGACTATCAACCGCTGACCGATGTCACCGGCTACGGTGCCCGCCCGGGCCTGCGCGGATGGATCGTGCCGCCCACTGAGAGAGTTTCCTGGCGACGTGCTCGCGCTGCGATCTTTGATGACGGTGCCGTTGGATTGGTCTGGGAAGCTGGCGGGCACCGCTACGGCGCCAACGGCGCCAACCTGCCGGCGCACCATGTCCCCGCTGACGCGGTAGAAGGATTCGTGGCAGCGCTACTTGCGTTGATCAAAACCGTGTCTGACGACGCCCCTGCGGGCGATGTCGAGCTGCTGGTAGGTGTGGAGTGGATGCCGTCCGAGTACACGTCCGCCGGCAATGAGCGCCTAGTTTTCGAACCGGCTTACGACTTCGTCAGAGGCGGCAACTCAACGACCACCCTCGGCGGCAACTACCGCCCTGTCCACCGTGTCGTTGATCCGAGTCAGGAGGAGACGGTGTACCTCCAGACCGTCGTCGACGTCGCGATTGACTGCCTAAACCAGGCGGGCATCCGACACCTCGTAAGACTCAGCACCGATCTGCCAGCGCGTTGGTAGCGGCGAGGCCAGGCAGTCTGCGGATGCGCGCCCTGCCTTGTACCGATCCCTCGACGGGCGCCACATACGGATGCCGCTAGGAAGGGATGCTCTCGCCGTGGAGGTGAACCTCTTCAACGGCAGGCGCGGCGCTCACTGAAAATACTTGGTCACAGCGTGGCGGTTTACGGTCTGTTCAGAGCCCGACATTGCCCGAGGCCGAGAGCCCGATTCGGTCAGGACCTCTCATCGCCGTCCAACGTTGCGTCCCAAAGATTACGACGGTGAAGGTCATCGTCCTTCACTTCCAAGAAGGGGCGAAAGGCAGGATGTACGCGATAGCGAACATCCATATTGTGCCGGGTGGCGAATCGCTGGGCTACCTTTACCTGGCGACGGGCGTCGGTCTCTCCCTCAACGTGCACGAACTCCCCGGATCGGACCTCGACTCCGAGAAACGACGTCCGCACAAGCCAGTCTCGAATGAAACTGGCTTCACCGAACGTCTCCAGCAACTCCACCAGTTCAACACCGACGCAGAGCACGTCGCCCACTACGACGAGAAGGAAGACGCCGGCGCCGCTGCCGAGGTCGAGTGGTTGAGCACGGTTCTCCCGGAACGGTAGGGCACCGTAATCGATCTGGGAGCGGGAACGGGGCAGTTCGCGCTCCTCGCCGCTCAACGATGGTCGAACGTGGTCGCCGTCGACCCTTCGCCCGTGATGCTGAGCGAATTGCGCCGCAAGGTCACGGCGACGGGTGCGCCGGTCACGGTCGCGGAGGGCGGCTACCTCACCTTCGAGTACCCGGCGGGCAGCGCGGACCTCGTGTACTCGCGGTACGCCCTGCATCACCTCCCCGACTTCTGGAAAGCGCTCGCGCTGGACCGGATGCGGCGCATGCTGCGGACCGGCGGGTTCCTCCGCGTGTGGGATGTGGTCTACAACTTCCCCGTCTCCGACGCAGTCGAACGCATCGAGCATTGGTGCTCGACCGGCTACTCCGACGGAGAGGGCGGCTGGACGCGCGTCGACCTCGAGGAGCACGTCAGCGACGAGCACTCGACGTTCACATGGCTCCTGGAACCGATGTTCACCCAGGCCGGCTTCTCGATCGAGCGGGCCGAGTACAACAACAACGGGATCTTCGCGAGATACCTTCTCCGCGCCGTGTAAGCGCGGACGCGTCCGTTTCTGGATCGGCTTATGCAAGCACGATGGCGTGCATCCGGCCCGGCCTATGGCTCCAATCTTCCTGGCTGTCGCTGGAACCTCCTTCGCCGTGGGAGTCGCCCTCGTTCTTGCGACGAGGCCAAACGTTGATTGCGGGCTGTCATCGTCCCTCTTCGGTGTTTTCTGCGCGCTGCTCTTCGCAGCCGCAGTAGCGAGGATCATCTGGCTCCGCCAGAAGCGAAACCGCGAGCTCTAGTTTCTAAGTGAGGGGTCCGCCGCCTCGTGCGGAGAGCGATCCCCAGCGGTCGATGACGACGAGGCAAGAGTTCGTCGTTAGACGGGCTCGATGAGCGTGGGGTCGGTGGGGTCCGCCGTGCGGGTGTTGTTGACTTTGCGGTCGACGTCATGGCTAGTGATCGTGCAGGCGACGCGGTCGGACTCGACGGTGAGCAGCTGAATCAGGTCCTGCTTTCCGGCGTCGTCGAGTTTGTCCGGCGACAGGTATTCGTCCCAGACGTCGTGCTCGAGGAACACCGGCATCCGGTCGTGTATCTCCCCCGACGCATCCCGTGCGGGACGGGTGATGATCGACGCTGACACCTCCCAATCGTCGTCCACCTTTCGGGCGGTGTAGATGCCCGCGGCCGCGAGGAGCATCCCGTCGCTGGAGTGCAGGAAGTGAGGCTGCTTGTTGCCCGCGGTGCCGGTCCATTCGAAGTAGCCACGCATCGGGAACAACGCCCGAGAGGATGCGAACGCGCCCTTCCAGAGCCCGTTGGTCGCGACGGTCTCGATCCTGGTGTTGAAGTTCGGGCGTTTGGAGTCCTTCATGAACGCCGGGTGGAAGTTCCACACCGCGGTGTCCACGGTTCGTTGGAACTCCCCCGTCTCCGGGTTGGCACGTTCCCGCACAATCGGGACGACCTGGGTCGGCGCGATCGAGTACCGCGGGGTCCAATCCTGCGCGTCGCCGCCCGCGGCGACGAACTCACTGATGAGTGAGTCAACTTTCTCGTTCAGAGCGAATCTGCCGCACATACCGGCGAATGTACCAGCCGGCCTTTGCGCCCCCTAGGGCCTGCAAGTTTGTGGACAGCCACATCGCGAGGCCGACGCGATCGTTGCTGTTCCGGTTATGCGCGCCGTCAGCCCGATCCCCCCTCCCTCGACGGCTCGTGGTCCACCGCGGAGCCTCAGCTGCACCCCCAACCACGACGGCACTGCGGCTACTTAGGCGGAGGCGCGGTGCGTGCCATCGTCCTCGGTGCGGTGCAGGTCTCACACGACGCTCTCCCGCGCCCGCGTCGGTGGTATGGAACCGCCACCCTTAGAGCCCGTGGTGGTGCTCCAGTGGCGCTGACTACACCGAGCCTCAACGAGTCGCTGGAGCGACTGGGCTCGACCGTGTCAACGCCCTCTACCTCCACGACCCTGAACGTCACAGCCTCGAGGCCGCCTCGACGAACGCTCTCCCCGCCATGGAGGAACTGCGTCGCGAGGGGTGCGTCGACCGCATCGGGGTGGGCTCGATGGACACTGACGCGTTGGCCGCGGTCGTGACAGAGGCCGATCTCGACGTAGTGATGATCGCCGGGCGCTACACGCTCCTCGAGTAGCCCGCCGCCGTGACCGTCCTCCCCGCGTGCCATCTCTGCGAAACGGAGGTGGTGGCAGCATCAGTCTTCAACTCGGGAGTGCGCGCTCGGCCGGAGCCGCGACGAAACGCCCGCTACGAGTACGGCAGGGCGTCCGACGAACTCTGGGAGAAGCTTCAGCGCATCTTCGCTCTGTGTCGGCTGTTCGGCGTGGCCCTACCTGCCGCCGCCCTGGTCTACCCTGCTCGCGAGCACGCAGCGACATAGGTGGTCGTCGGAGGAAGCCGACCGGCCCACCTTGTTCAGGATGTCGAGTACGCGACGACAGAGATTCCCGAGGCGTTCTGGCGAGCGCTCTCCGACGCCGGTCTCATCTCCGAGGAGATCGAATAACCGAAAGGCCTACTGTGCTGAGCGGAACCCGCCCCCTCCTCACCGCCGAGCTGCTCCTGCACCTCGACGCGATGGGGCACTCCGACGCCGTGGTCGTCGCGGACGCGCATTTCCCCACACCAGCTCTCGCGTCTCGGCTCGTGAAACTGCCTGGCACCCGGGGCGCCCGAGGGTCTCGCCGCGATCCGCAGCGTCATCCCGCTCGACGACGCTCCCGCGCTCGATCTGATGGCCTCCGCCGACGCCGAGGTGCTGGACGTGCAGCATGAACTGATGGCGGCTGCCGGAATAGACAAGGCGACCACGCGGTTGACTGATCGTCACGAGTTCTACGACGTCGCGCGGATGGCCTTTCTCATCGTCCGCACGGGAGAGACTCGCATCTACGCGAATGCGCACTTGCGCAAAGGAGTCGTCACCTGACACCCGGCTCTGAGCTGGCCCGCGTCTGGAACGTATCGGGCGCAGCAGGCGGCGTGGGCACGGCGAGGCGTGCTGCGCCGTGCCCACGCCTCTATTCCGCGCGCGTCTGTCGAGTCACCTGGCGCCGCTAGATAAGCCCCCGTAGCGACCCGCTCGGCCCTGTGTCGTCACCCAAGCCGGCCGCGGAGGAGAAATACACCCACGTGGCGGCCGCCGCGCTCGGTTGCGTCTCCGGCCGCCCGGCTGACCAGCCGGCGACCACTCAGCCGCGGCGCAGCGGGGATGTACGCGACAGGCGCTCGACGATGGCCGTCAACCAGCCGCGAGTACCGGCGAACGGCCCACACAACACCTCGACGATGCACGAGACGGCGAAGCTACCATCCACGGTCACTCGAAAGTCCGGCAGGAGTGAGCTCGGCCCGCCCTGGTTGACGGCCCTCATGGCGAGCACGAGGGGTGAGTCATCCGGCACGTCAGCCAGCGCCTGGTAGATCGTTCGGAACAGCAGCATCGTCTCCGCGTCGGATGCTGAAACACCGTCCAGTGAGAACCCGACGTCTCGTGCCCACTCGGCAATAGCGCCGCCCGGGTCGGCGCTGTA is drawn from Microbacterium hatanonis and contains these coding sequences:
- a CDS encoding dihydrofolate reductase family protein; protein product: MGKIVVSSMVSIDGYTEGPGGDVSQMPMDLAFAEHNADRVRSSSRLLFGAVSYVGMMQYWPNQVDNADAIPEDKYIASRYASDLGITVVSDRLTRTDIKVWGDRTEIVSRARAHDHLRKLRDAEAGDILVFGSRTLWTDLLAHGLVDELHLLVGPKVVAGDDRAFTGLPQIELTLLGVRTWKDSSTVALSYRPRNAAPPARRDVDYN
- a CDS encoding SOS response-associated peptidase, which produces MCGRFALNEKVDSLISEFVAAGGDAQDWTPRYSIAPTQVVPIVRERANPETGEFQRTVDTAVWNFHPAFMKDSKRPNFNTRIETVATNGLWKGAFASSRALFPMRGYFEWTGTAGNKQPHFLHSSDGMLLAAAGIYTARKVDDDWEVSASIITRPARDASGEIHDRMPVFLEHDVWDEYLSPDKLDDAGKQDLIQLLTVESDRVACTITSHDVDRKVNNTRTADPTDPTLIEPV
- a CDS encoding dihydrofolate reductase family protein, with amino-acid sequence MATTYTWDVFSTLDGYGSYDPGPEGVDWGGYWSKQGPELLEWRARRFEKPQRMVYGATTFREVAGTFAAAADPNTLDEWNVRLSAMPATVASSTLQDTLGWPDATIEKGDATAIVSRLKETSPVPLRSQASLTMNWSLLAAGLIDRIEVTLFPVITGRTGTSPIYAGLKDYDLELLDNQTLDGRTIALTYRPSKPA
- a CDS encoding AlbA family DNA-binding domain-containing protein, whose amino-acid sequence is MIDAAIAQGLVESDRLDWKKHLPAERDFKTSGIVKDVAAFANSGGGILIFGVEENQKAASGRVDAGDLNESYERTIQAVSYSAISPPVIGVRSYKIPAAGNDRLAAIIVPASVDGPHLIFDGNKQSFSAPLRVNSDTQWMNERLLEASYRARFEAARRGHEHLEALYIDMTNSFDPHRNAVLVGVARPRLLSPNPKRRKQPEIAALTAKAQDDAWYWLGQGDYQPLTDVTGYGARPGLRGWIVPPTERVSWRRARAAIFDDGAVGLVWEAGGHRYGANGANLPAHHVPADAVEGFVAALLALIKTVSDDAPAGDVELLVGVEWMPSEYTSAGNERLVFEPAYDFVRGGNSTTTLGGNYRPVHRVVDPSQEETVYLQTVVDVAIDCLNQAGIRHLVRLSTDLPARW
- a CDS encoding RbsD/FucU domain-containing protein; protein product: MPLDDAPALDLMASADAEVLDVQHELMAAAGIDKATTRLTDRHEFYDVARMAFLIVRTGETRIYANAHLRKGVVT
- a CDS encoding class I SAM-dependent methyltransferase, whose product is MGAGTGQFALLAAQRWSNVVAVDPSPVMLSELRRKVTATGAPVTVAEGGYLTFEYPAGSADLVYSRYALHHLPDFWKALALDRMRRMLRTGGFLRVWDVVYNFPVSDAVERIEHWCSTGYSDGEGGWTRVDLEEHVSDEHSTFTWLLEPMFTQAGFSIERAEYNNNGIFARYLLRAV
- a CDS encoding nuclear transport factor 2 family protein, translating into MWVRATPIWKRTDRSWKIVHDHESVPWDPVTGQGLTTLEP